From a single Gadus morhua chromosome 3, gadMor3.0, whole genome shotgun sequence genomic region:
- the sorbs2a gene encoding sorbin and SH3 domain-containing protein 2 isoform X17 yields MNTGCESNSPDSDAWRSQSAIDGFRNGDANSSSLAAKGFRSVRPNLQDKKTLSQGQVLSQAMNGSTGPPQRPLSPPAYPPPPASLHMGLHRQSRSSEGSECYTRETVTSGHSSGLYSTLPIARFSEEERKVSLIKAPHYEGIGPVDETGIPIAIRTTVDRPKDWYKTMFKQIHMVHKADDDYSDTYNATYALINNEAHSMSTDPTMAHPPPRTHTYRPLAKSPSGEPGTLGPREPPPSPAPPPPPPPMPSLLQLRTRDSDREKESQDMNQWGPPDRKVDTRKYRAEPKSIFEYEPGKSSILAQERPTFDDIDLENEPWFKFFSELEFGRPPPKKRLDYNPAVSTRQHMETSLHIAPADTKAPERPASAAGDYRKRRKSEPSASLANNPSDQRRSAAVSPKPPDSSRASTLRKPSAHSSPSSPSRPKGGDACAMYSPRETSPAPPKPHAPCLTPPRRPDASPTRRDGSPDGSRSSSRGSGCLKRRRPENHRRRLEEEGQEEMETWSGSEDPPGPPAPPVPAAPGKLRSRSCDDLLNDGLPGSGGAGAARSESVGSLLCDGGGPSGAPGNGSSTGSLPRPHRRRAHDSPGFLQLYRKMHHIDRAQLIPSEVIRSVRARILELEGQPHLLRQHLFPWTPTGGGDVPRDVVPSRISEYEQLIQKSKSMPNLGDGEGPSGTNTPGGSSSLASSGGGATPVYPKRRFSIESLLEEDLGNGVNGGNGVNGGSGSAAAAAPSPRATAADVPRPLRSPPEGQPRAGPEPDRVARSSFTAARAVPQGQRAHPEYSDSEQDAVASDLSDFIPVEGSSFCSESDLDHCSLTSTESLYGSTALHHQLRHHHGLLHHHHHHHHHQPGHQSLGQSQGYQHRHLISSCKGRCPASYTRFTTMLRHERERARQERQRPSLPQQQPLQLEPRSRDSRPPAHTSQSQQAMAKLAFLVSPVPFRRKKGSPPSTRRSSGGGGGGRSGRPKSKEAIYDALDAALRDIYEHLQAERGHHGGRAPDDGVLRRMLAELLPDVPERSSSLRGRQRCRLDGSSSNAGDPDGCPAGYASSYRRDTSSPRIQSPRIQSPRIQSPRMQSPISACYSRQHSPDTANNNDYGEERGNGNILCYSDQDVSRGYSTTDGHHTPQGRRATPEREVSHKQMTQLILFSLLHQKQPARAIYDFKAQSAKELTFKKGDAVNIVRQIDNNWYEGEHRGRTGIFPISYVEKMPSSERQQQPARPPPPAKVREMGEAVARYNFNADTNVELSLRKGERVLLLRQVDPNWYEGKIPDSTKQGIFPVSYVDIVKHSPSRSPAHHVDPLGYPGSRTPSSTPTKPPCILPPPPHPHHPPSTPPLPPPSAQRALHLQAVTNEWLSLTLDTPPRTTCTPPPPTPPPLPAHHHLVSLPRTPPPAPPRRCFSPPAPPWRASSGHSSPVFRQAMPDLNFSLVPFEPPPPHTPPPPPPPPPPPPPPPFSPSSRRSSVSLFNNTQLPQPSAYQAWTGQYPPPPPPPPPPPPPPPPPPHSPSSPRSSVSLFNKTQPPQPSTYQAWTGHNPLPLPPPPPPPPPPPHSPSYPRPALNVSFIENTRGSQPSSYQAGSGRLFCTEVDPEALPKEVAQWWGGSDLSIVDQSQELSETTPPDADPYELLLSMILDFVTVDDDEKVPRWSPVERSSPEPFAGRSHDKRDSSEARPPASASPVGQSTSAVRLECHKPVTIEPLSIGWKKPVKPGDDPHVEAGRLPTVTEEGCIELFIQEEEEGGGSDEEADSRLPHDGQKAAACPSTLKPLAPLHLCSSPALTPPPAAPLSAPTPSSASVSSCLLDGDDRDAINALTTAPSGSPPQPTDRPCTTSPDPHLRPSPLSPPPPRHLDPTKQSICPGSLPPSSSLPPPLESSHMQPSPPPPLPCSPSPPSSPPPPAPSPPHPPHPPPTPSTPPRQVPRCAKLKPAYKHHETVLEGKPPRSPVPARSSPLSMERGRRRFLQDALQGGGDPFRALYNYLPRNEDELELREGDIVDVMEKCDDGWFVGTSRRSKQFGTFPGNYVKRL; encoded by the exons GGCCAGGTCCTCTCTCAGGCCATGAATGGAAGCACAGGCCCCCCCCAgaggcccctctccccccctgcctaccctcctcccccagcctccctccaCATGGGGCTCCACAGGCAGAGCAGGAGTTCAG AGGGCAGCGAGTGTTACACCCGGGAGACGGTGACGTCAGGCCACTCCAGCGGGCTCTACAGCACGCTGCCCATCGCCCGCTtctctgaggaggagaggaaggtgtCCCTCATCAAGGCCCCCCACTACGAGGGCATCGGCCCCGTGGACGAGACGGGCATCCCCATCGCCATACGCACG ACAGTGGACCGGCCCAAGGACTGGTACAAGACCATGTTCAAGCAGATCCACATGGTCCACAAAGCAG ACGACGATTATTCAGATACCTACAACGCCACGTACGCCTTGATAAACAACG AGGCCCACAGCATGTCCACGGACCCTACCATggcccaccctccccccaggaCACACACCTACCGGCCCCTGGCCAAGAGCCCGTCGGGTGAGCCGGGGACCCTGGGCCCCCGGGAGCCCCCTCCGTCCCCCGCGCCTCCCCCGCCGCCTCCACCCatgccctccctcctccagctgaGGACCCGGGACAGCGACCGGGAGAAGGAGTCCCAAGACAT GAACCAGTGGGGGCCCCCGGACAGGAAGGTGGACACCAGGAAGTACAGGGCAGAGCCCAAGAGCATATTTGAGTATGAGCCAGGGAAGTCCTCCATATTGGCGCAGGAGAGACCA ACCTTTGATGATATAGATTTAGAGAACGAGCCTTGGTTTAAGTTCTTTTCAGAGCTTGAGTTTGGGAGACCG CCTCCTAAAAAGCGTCTGGATTATAATCCAGCAGTCTCCACCCGCCAGCATATGGAG ACCTCTCTGCACATCGCTCCGGCTGACACTAAGGCACCGGAGAGACCCGCGAG CGCGGCCGGCGACTACAGGAAGCGGAGGAAGTCTGAGCCCTCTGCCTCCCTTGCCAACAACCCGTCCGACCAGAGGAGATCTGCGGCGGTCTCCCCCAAACCCCCGGACTCGTCCAGAGCCAGCACCCTGAGGAAGCCCTCCGCCCACTCCtcaccttcctctccctccagaccCAAGG GTGGGGACGCATGCGCCATGTACTCCCCCCGTGAGACCTCCCCGGCTCCCCCCAAGCCCCACGCCCCCTGTCTCACGCCCCCGCGGCGCCCCGACGCTAGCCCCACGCGGCGGGACGGCAGCCCGGACGGcagccgctcctcctccagagGCTCGGGCTGTCTGAAGCGCCGCCGGCCGGAGAACCACCGGCggcggctggaggaggaggggcaggaggagatggagaccTGGAGCGGGTCGGAGGACCcgcccggcccccccgccccgcccgtcCCGGCCGCGCCGGGCAAGCTGCGGTCGCGCAGCTGCGACGACCTGCTCAACGACGGGCTCCCCGGCTCGGGCGGGGCCGGCGCGGCCCGCTCGGAGAGCGTCGGCTCGTTGCTGTGCGACGGCGGCGGGCCCTCGGGCGCCCCCGGCAACGGGTCCTCCACGGGctccctgccccgcccccaccgccgccgcgcGCACGACTCGCCGGGCTTCCTGCAGCTGTACCGCAAGATGCACCACATCGACCGCGCCCAGCTCATCCCGTCGGAGGTCATCCGCTCGGTGCGCGCCCGCATCCTGGAGCTGGAGGGCCAGCCGCACCTCCTCCGCCAGCACCTCTTCCCCTGGACGCCGACCGGCGGCGGGGACGTGCCGCGCGACGTGGTGCCCAGCCGCATCTCCGAGTACGAGCAGCTGATCCAGAAGTCCAAGTCCATGCCCAACCTGGGGGACGGCGAGGGCCCGTCGGGCACCAACACGCCGGGCGGCTCCTCGTCGCTGGCCAGCAGCGGGGGAGGGGCCACGCCCGTCTACCCCAAGCGCCGCTTCTCCATCGAGTCCCTGCTGGAGGAGGACCTCGGCAACGGCGTGAACGGCGGCAACGGCGTGAACGGCGGCTCcggctccgccgccgccgccgccccatcGCCGCGGGCCACCGCCGCCGACGTGCCGCGCCCGCTCCGCAGCCCGCCGGAGGGCCAGCCCCGCGCGGGGCCCGAGCCCGACCGCGTGGCACGCAGCTCCTTCACGGCGGCCCGCGCCGTGCCCCAGGGCCAGCGGGCCCACCCGGAGTACTCTGACAGCGAGCAGGACGCGGTGGCCTCGGACCTCAGCGACTTCATCCCCGTGGAGGGCTCGTCCTTCTGCAGCGAGAGCGACCTGGACCACTGCTCCCTCACCTCCACCGAGAGCCTGTACGGCTCCACCGCGCTGCACCACCAGCTGCGCCACCACCACGGCctgctgcaccaccaccaccaccaccaccaccaccagcccggCCACCAGAGCCTGGGCCAGAGCCAGGGCTACCAGCACCGCCACCTCATCAGCTCCTGCAAGGGCCGCTGCCCGGCCTCCTACACCCGCTTCACCACCATGCTGCGTCACGAGCGGGAGCGCGCCCGCCAGGAGCGCCAgaggccctccctcccccagcagcagcccctgCAGCTGGAGCCCAGGAGCCGCGACAGCCGGCCCCCCGCCCACACCTCCCAGTCGCAGCAGGCCATGGCCAAGCTGGCCTTCCTGGTCAGCCCCGTGCCTTTCCGCAGGAAAAAGGGCTCTCCTCCTTCGACGAGGAGGagcagcggcggcgggggcggaggCCGGAGCGGCAGACCCAAGTCCAAAGAGGCTATTTACGACGCACTGGACGCCGCCCTGAGGGACATCTACGAGCACCTCCAGGCGGAGAGGGGCCACCACGGGGGCCGGGCCCCCGACGACGGCGTCCTGCGGAGGATGCTGGCCGAGCTGCTCCCGGACGTCCCGGAGAGGAGCTCCTCGCTGCGGGGCCGGCAGAGGTGTCGCCTGGACGGGAGCTCCTCCAACGCCGGGGACCCCGACGGGTGCCCCGCGGGGTACGCCTCCTCGTACAGGCGGGACACCTCCTCGCCGCGGATACAGTCGCCGCGGATACAGTCGCCGCGGATACAGTCGCCGCGGATGCAGTCGCCCATCAGCGCCTGCTACAGCCGCCAGCACTCGCCGGACACGGCGAACAACAACGATTACGGAGAGGAGCGGGGCAACGGAAACATTCTCTGTTACTCAG aCCAGGACGTCTCCAGAGGCTACTCCACCACTGATGGACACCACACACCGCAAGGAAGGAGGGCCACCCCCGAGAGAGAG GTCTCCCATAAGCAGATGACACAACttattctcttctctctcctccaccagaAACAGCCGGCCAGAGCCATTTATGACTTTAAGGCCCAATCTGCTAA GGAGCTGACGTTCAAGAAAGGAGACGCGGTGAACATCGTGCGGCAGATAGACAACAACTGGTATGAGGGGGAGCACCGCGGCCGGACGGGCATCTTCCCCATCTCCTATGTAGAG AAGATGCCCTCGTcggagaggcagcagcagcccgccaggccccccccgcccgccaagGTCCGGGAGATGGGCGAAGCCGTGGCCCGCTACAACTTCAACGCAGACACCAACGTGGAGCTCTCTCTCAGAAAG gGCGAGAGAGTGTTGCTGCTGCGGCAGGTGGATCCTAACTGGTACGAGGGGAAGATCCCAGACAGCACCAAGCAGGGCATCTTCCCCGTCTCCTACGTGGACATCGTCAAGCACTCTCCATCCCGAAGCCCGGCCCACCACGTGGATCCTCTCGGATACCCCGGCAGTAGGACACccagctccacccccaccaAG CCTCCCTGCAtcctcccgcctcctccccatccccaccaccccccctccacccctccgctACCACCGCCCTCCGCCCAGAGAGCCCTCCACCTGCAAGCCGTCACCAACGAGTGGCTCTCCCTCACCCTGGACACGCCCCCCCGCACAACGTgcacccctcccccgcccacaCCTCCGCCACtccccgcccaccaccacctcgtGTCCCTGCCCAGAACGCCCCCCCCTGCGCCCCCGAGGAGGTGCTTCAGCCCACCTGCTCCGCCCTGGCGAGCCTCCTCTGGCCATTCAAGTCCCGTGTTCAGACAAGCGATGCCAGACTTGAACTTCTCTCTGGTGCCTTTtgagccaccaccacctcacacacctcctcctcctcctcctcctcctcctcctcctcctcctcctccattttcCCCTTCCTCCCGCAGATCTAGTGTCTCCTTGTTTAATAATACTCAATTGCCTCAACCTTCGGCCTATCAGGCTTGGACCGGAcaatatcctcctcctcctcctcctcctcctcctcctcctcctcctcctcctcctcctccacactctccttcctccccaagaTCCAGTGTCTCCTTGTTTAACAAAACTCAACCACCCCAACCTTCAACCTACCAGGCTTGGACAGGACAtaatcctcttcctcttcctcctcctcctcctcctcctcctcctcctccacactctcCTTCCTACCCAAGACCTGCTCTAAACGTCTCCTTCATTGAAAACACTCGAGGGTCCCAGCCGTCGTCCTATCAGGCGGGGTCGGGGCGGTTGTTTTGCACTGAGGTGGACCCAGAGGCTTTGCCCAAAGAGGTTGCACAGTGGTGGGGCGGCTCAGACCTGAGCATAGTCGACCAAAGCCAGGAACTATCAGAAACCACACCGCCGGACGCCGACCCTTACGAACTGTTGCTGTCCATGATTCTGGACTTCGTCACCGTCGACGACGACGAGAAGGTCCCCAGGTGGTCCCCGGTCGAGCGCTCGTCGCCCGAGCCGTTCGCCGGGAGATCGCACGACAAGCGTGATTCGTCCGAGGCGAGGCCCCCTGCTAGCGCGTCGCCCGTCGGCCAATCAACGAGCGCCGTTCGACTAGAGTGCCACAAGCCGGTTACTATTGAGCCTCTGTCTATCGGTTGGAAAAAGCCTGTGAAACCCGGGGACGACCCCCACGTGGAGGCCGGCCGGCTGCCCACCGTCACAGAAGAGGGCTGCATTGAGCTTTTTAttcaggaagaggaggaaggaggcggcAGTGACGAAGAAGCCGACAGTAGATTGCCTCACGACGGCCAAAAG GCTGCCGCCTGCCCGTCCACTTTAAAACCCCTCGCTCCCCTCCACCTCTGTTCGTCGCCCGCGCTAACGCCACCACCAGCAGCTCCTCTCTCCGCCCCTACCCCGTCCTCGGCCTCCGTTTCCTCCTGCCTCCTTGATGGCGACGATAGGGACGCCAtcaatgccctcaccactgctcCCTCTGGCTCTCCTCCTCAACCAACTGATCGCCCCTGTACCACGTCACCCGATCCCCACCTCCGCCCGTCTCCTCTcagtccaccaccacctcgacACCTGGACCCAACGAAGCAGTCCATCTGCCCCGGCTCCCTTCCTCCGagctcctcccttcctccaccctTGGAATCCTCACACATGCAgccatcacctccccctcctctaccctgctctccttctcctccatcttcacctccacctcccgctccatctcctcctcatcctcctcatcctcctcctactccatcAACCCCACCCCGACAAGTGCCTAGGTGTGCCAAGCTCAAG CCGGCCTATAAGCACCACGAGACGGTGCTGGAGGGTAAACCTCCCCGTAGCCCCGTCCCGGCCAGGAGTTCTCCCCTGTCCATGGAAAGAGGTCGAAGG CGATTCCTTCAAGATGCACTCCAAGGCGGAGGAGATCC GTTCCGTGCCCTGTACAATTACTTGCCTCGCAACGAAGACGAACTGGAGCTCAGAGAAGGAGACATCGTGGACGTGATGGAGAAGTGTGACGATGGCTGGTTTGTTG GGACTTCTCGTCGGAGCAAGCAGTTTGGAACCTTCCCAGGGAACTACGTGAAGCGGCTATAA